From the genome of Calliopsis andreniformis isolate RMS-2024a unplaced genomic scaffold, iyCalAndr_principal scaffold0022, whole genome shotgun sequence, one region includes:
- the LOC143186691 gene encoding uncharacterized protein LOC143186691 has protein sequence MACFEFSRGHGTGVAEAIGNWGFSNNKISNSGQELKRLIYLSRKMACLQTRKPMMCVKYDCRYDPEAWYIKPSPEECKPVWTFPIKRPLITYSSTADILITSNLNSIGTDLLHIIPGRSYVLQGTDKWYRRGPECHPQPSCLAPQCPRPYCS, from the exons ATGGCATGTTTCGAATTTTCAAGGGGTCATGGCACTGGTGTGGCGGAAGCAATTGGAAACTGGGGATTTTCtaataataaaatttcaaattctggACAAGAGTTAAAACGATTAATATATCTCTCTAGGAAAATGGCTTgctt GCAAACTAGAAAACCAATGATGTGTGTAAAGTACGATTGTAGATACGACCCAGAAGCTTGGTACATAAAACCGAGTCCTGAAGAATGCAAACCAGTTTGGACATTTCCTATAAAAAGACCGCTTATTACATATAGTTCCACGGCTGATATACTTATAACTTCAAATTTAAATAGTATTGGAACAGATTTACTTCACATTATTCCAGGAAGAAGTTACGTATTACAAGGA ACAGATAAATGGTATCGACGAGGACCAGAATGCCATCCTCAGCCCAGTTGCCTGGCACCACAATGCCCAAGGCCATACTGTTCATGA